Genomic DNA from Maylandia zebra isolate NMK-2024a linkage group LG17, Mzebra_GT3a, whole genome shotgun sequence:
GCCCGCACAGAGTATGATAAGGTATGTGCACACTGTAGGATTTTGAAGAGAATAAAACAATTAGAACAACACAGATTAAAATGCTGGGAATAGCTAAGCCCTAATAATCTTTGCATTTACATTTGTTCATTTAGACCTATAGGATGCAGGGAGTATTTTCTAGGATCCTCAGTTAGTCACTTATAGTAATCTACTTTTTTGGCAATTTTTGTGATatagtttttatgtatttatttacttattttgttAATTGTCTGTCCTTTGTCTATTCTCTCTGTGCACCTGTCTTAGGAAAAATCAACCTCAGAGCCAAAGGAGATTGGTGGCAGCAGTGTTCTTTATGGAAACCCCCACCTGATTAAACCAATACCCGTTAAACCAAACACTCAGGTAGAACACCCAGTTTAACCCTgttaaaatcacatttttcatGTACAAAAGAGAGTTTGTAATGGTTTTCTTCCATTGTTGTGTATAAAACCCTGCTagtgttgtttctgtttgtgcctCTAACTCATCATCTTTCTTATTCTACTGTGCTTCTCTCATCTAGGACAATGAAGGTGCTGAGCCCAAGTCTCTTTCTTTGGCTACTCTGTTTGGCTCTCAGCAACGTTCAACTAAACCTGACTCTGACCCTTTTGCAAATGCTCCAGCACTGGGATCATCAGCGGGAAAAGTATCTCGCCCGCCTGTAGCTCGCACACTCACCTACGATGATACAGTGAACTCTGGCAGAAATGTGGCCTCTGATGGAGGAATCAAGGCTGTGGAAGATGGAGCAAATGTTGTTTCTGGCTTGTTGCAGAGTCCCTCAAGCGCtcaccagcagcagcactgcCCGGCCATCGCAAAGCTCATGCAGGGACAGAGAGGTGTCGGGACTGTGGGAGGGGTGCTTCAGACCGTGTCCGAGTCCCCCGAGAACCGGCTGTGTGACAACGGGGTGCCGCTGgagcatcaccaccaccaccatcatcttTACCACcatcagcaacaacaacaccatcACCAGCATCAGCTTCATCCTGATCCAATCAGGAGACTTTTCCAAACCCAACCACCTCCTCTACCCACCACCTCTTTCTCCTCTGCGGCCCCTAATTGTTGCTCCAACCCTTCCTCTCTACAGCAGAACCCTCATCTCTCCTCCCAGCCTGTAATGGTGAATTCTGTGTCACGCTCTCACCTTCAAGCACAACAAAGCCAGCAGCTGTTTATCAGCTTGTCCAATTCTCAACCTGAAATTAAGCAAAACAGCCagactgctccagctgcacAGGGAACAGGTGGGAAAATCTTTTGTGTTAAGTgttcacaaacaaacaagctaACCCTGTACTGAATCAGTGTGCTACATACATTTTTATAATTACAATGCTAATAAACTATGGGAAGAATAACTTTTCTATAGTTTTAATGGGATTCTCCTTGCTTTACCAGGTTTGTTGTCATCTCAGGTGACCAGTAATCAAGTCATTCAACCTTCACAAGGTATAGTATTCaagttttttattgtttgcagTCGCTAACTAGCAGGGTTTTAGTGTTGTGCACAAACTTAAGCCGATCATTACTGAAGCTCTAACCAGTTTTTCCAATAATTTGAAACTACATATAAACAGTAGTTAAATTAAGAAactgcagaggaactattttttttcccagttaCAAGACACATTATCTGTAGTAATTTCCCTGCAGTGTTTCCCACAGGACTGGAGCTCATACATGTACATGCATGCACAATGCACGGAAATCCACACTTTTGGAAATGATTTACTGTAGAGTGCACTCACCAACCACTTCATTAGGTGCACCTGTTTAGCTGCTCATTAAAAGTAATTCTTGTTTTTGGTACCTTCGTGCTTTCTCGTCAGGATTGTCTCACGTGCCAGGTATGGTGTCACCTCATGAGCTCCTCCAAAAGCTCCAGTTGGTCCAGCAGGAGCAGAGCCTGGCCTCTAGTGAGCCACCTCGGATCTGTCCAGGACTGGCTCCTCGATTCCTGGGGCCAGCCCAAAACCAGGGTGCATGCGTGATTTTAGGCACAATTCCAAACCCAACTGTAGCCACTGCAGGTCAGAAAGCTGCGCTGCAGTTACAGGTAAAGCCCAGTGTAAACAGTTAGTAGTTGATTTTATCAATTATATAAACAGAGCAAATGGCAAATGCTAGTT
This window encodes:
- the dcp1b gene encoding mRNA-decapping enzyme 1B isoform X1, giving the protein MTATSAGSSSSLAAKGLDISLAALQRQDPYINNIVDLASQVALYTYNNRTNEWEKTEVEGTLFIYTRLASPRHGFTIMNRLSMQNLTEPLTKDLDFQLQDPFLLYRNARLAIHGIWFYDKEDCQRIAQRMKILTQQEQVLAQSQGGWLSPGEVRAGGGGKGEAKGVDIIQMLTKARTEYDKEKSTSEPKEIGGSSVLYGNPHLIKPIPVKPNTQDNEGAEPKSLSLATLFGSQQRSTKPDSDPFANAPALGSSAGKVSRPPVARTLTYDDTVNSGRNVASDGGIKAVEDGANVVSGLLQSPSSAHQQQHCPAIAKLMQGQRGVGTVGGVLQTVSESPENRLCDNGVPLEHHHHHHHLYHHQQQQHHHQHQLHPDPIRRLFQTQPPPLPTTSFSSAAPNCCSNPSSLQQNPHLSSQPVMVNSVSRSHLQAQQSQQLFISLSNSQPEIKQNSQTAPAAQGTGLLSSQVTSNQVIQPSQGLSHVPGMVSPHELLQKLQLVQQEQSLASSEPPRICPGLAPRFLGPAQNQGACVILGTIPNPTVATAGQKAALQLQVISPQRIPATVAPNLLLSPSMFTQTKPSSGLSAVGQESSHTPSTVPRPPLQEEVRILSRSQLQATLLHLIQNDSSFLDSIYEAYASRFAKDSSNKY
- the dcp1b gene encoding mRNA-decapping enzyme 1B isoform X3, which encodes MTATSAGSSSSLAAKGLDISLAALQRQDPYINNIVDLASQVALYTYNNRTNEWEKTEVEGTLFIYTRLASPRHGFTIMNRLSMQNLTEPLTKDLDFQLQDPFLLYRNARLAIHGIWFYDKEDCQRIAQRMKILTQQEQVLAQSQGGWLSPGEVRAGGGGKGEAKGVDIIQMLTKARTEYDKEKSTSEPKEIGGSSVLYGNPHLIKPIPVKPNTQDNEGAEPKSLSLATLFGSQQRSTKPDSDPFANAPALGSSAGKVSRPPVARTLTYDDTVNSGRNVASDGGIKAVEDGANVVSGLLQSPSSAHQQQHCPAIAKLMQGQRGVGTVGGVLQTVSESPENRLCDNGVPLEHHHHHHHLYHHQQQQHHHQHQLHPDPIRRLFQTQPPPLPTTSFSSAAPNCCSNPSSLQQNPHLSSQPVMVNSVSRSHLQAQQSQQLFISLSNSQPEIKQNSQTAPAAQGTGLLSSQVTSNQVIQPSQGMVSPHELLQKLQLVQQEQSLASSEPPRICPGLAPRFLGPAQNQGACVILGTIPNPTVATAGQKAALQLQVISPQRIPATVAPNLLLSPSMFTQTKPSSGLSAVGQESSHTPSTVPRPPLQEEVRILSRSQLQATLLHLIQNDSSFLDSIYEAYASRFAKDSSNKY
- the dcp1b gene encoding mRNA-decapping enzyme 1B isoform X5; amino-acid sequence: MSGLASPRHGFTIMNRLSMQNLTEPLTKDLDFQLQDPFLLYRNARLAIHGIWFYDKEDCQRIAQRMKILTQQEQVLAQSQGGWLSPGEVRAGGGGKGEAKGVDIIQMLTKARTEYDKEKSTSEPKEIGGSSVLYGNPHLIKPIPVKPNTQDNEGAEPKSLSLATLFGSQQRSTKPDSDPFANAPALGSSAGKVSRPPVARTLTYDDTVNSGRNVASDGGIKAVEDGANVVSGLLQSPSSAHQQQHCPAIAKLMQGQRGVGTVGGVLQTVSESPENRLCDNGVPLEHHHHHHHLYHHQQQQHHHQHQLHPDPIRRLFQTQPPPLPTTSFSSAAPNCCSNPSSLQQNPHLSSQPVMVNSVSRSHLQAQQSQQLFISLSNSQPEIKQNSQTAPAAQGTGLLSSQVTSNQVIQPSQGLSHVPGMVSPHELLQKLQLVQQEQSLASSEPPRICPGLAPRFLGPAQNQGACVILGTIPNPTVATAGQKAALQLQVISPQRIPATVAPNLLLSPSMFTQTKPSSGLSAVGQESSHTPSTVPRPPLQEEVRILSRSQLQATLLHLIQNDSSFLDSIYEAYASRFAKDSSNKY
- the dcp1b gene encoding mRNA-decapping enzyme 1B isoform X4, translated to MTATSAGSSSSLAAKGLDISLAALQRQDPYINNIVDLASQVALYTYNNRTNEWEKTEVEGTLFIYTRLASPRHGFTIMNRLSMQNLTEPLTKDLDFQLQDPFLLYRNARLAIHGIWFYDKEDCQRIAQRMKILTQQEQVLAQSQGGWLSPGEVRAGGGGKGEAKGVDIIQMLTKARTEYDKEKSTSEPKEIGGSSVLYGNPHLIKPIPVKPNTQDNEGAEPKSLSLATLFGSQQRSTKPDSDPFANAPALGSSAGKSPSSAHQQQHCPAIAKLMQGQRGVGTVGGVLQTVSESPENRLCDNGVPLEHHHHHHHLYHHQQQQHHHQHQLHPDPIRRLFQTQPPPLPTTSFSSAAPNCCSNPSSLQQNPHLSSQPVMVNSVSRSHLQAQQSQQLFISLSNSQPEIKQNSQTAPAAQGTGLLSSQVTSNQVIQPSQGLSHVPGMVSPHELLQKLQLVQQEQSLASSEPPRICPGLAPRFLGPAQNQGACVILGTIPNPTVATAGQKAALQLQVISPQRIPATVAPNLLLSPSMFTQTKPSSGLSAVGQESSHTPSTVPRPPLQEEVRILSRSQLQATLLHLIQNDSSFLDSIYEAYASRFAKDSSNKY
- the dcp1b gene encoding mRNA-decapping enzyme 1B isoform X2, which gives rise to MTATSAGSSSSLAAKGLDISLAALQRQDPYINNIVDLASQVALYTYNNRTNEWKTEVEGTLFIYTRLASPRHGFTIMNRLSMQNLTEPLTKDLDFQLQDPFLLYRNARLAIHGIWFYDKEDCQRIAQRMKILTQQEQVLAQSQGGWLSPGEVRAGGGGKGEAKGVDIIQMLTKARTEYDKEKSTSEPKEIGGSSVLYGNPHLIKPIPVKPNTQDNEGAEPKSLSLATLFGSQQRSTKPDSDPFANAPALGSSAGKVSRPPVARTLTYDDTVNSGRNVASDGGIKAVEDGANVVSGLLQSPSSAHQQQHCPAIAKLMQGQRGVGTVGGVLQTVSESPENRLCDNGVPLEHHHHHHHLYHHQQQQHHHQHQLHPDPIRRLFQTQPPPLPTTSFSSAAPNCCSNPSSLQQNPHLSSQPVMVNSVSRSHLQAQQSQQLFISLSNSQPEIKQNSQTAPAAQGTGLLSSQVTSNQVIQPSQGLSHVPGMVSPHELLQKLQLVQQEQSLASSEPPRICPGLAPRFLGPAQNQGACVILGTIPNPTVATAGQKAALQLQVISPQRIPATVAPNLLLSPSMFTQTKPSSGLSAVGQESSHTPSTVPRPPLQEEVRILSRSQLQATLLHLIQNDSSFLDSIYEAYASRFAKDSSNKY